The following proteins come from a genomic window of Lolium rigidum isolate FL_2022 chromosome 5, APGP_CSIRO_Lrig_0.1, whole genome shotgun sequence:
- the LOC124653617 gene encoding auxin-responsive protein SAUR36-like codes for MAGAKRLAQFAKKWQRVEALGGKRLTVSAKEDEGCCTSVPAKGHCIMYTADGRRFEVPLVCLNTTVFGELLRMSQEEFGFASDGRITLPCDATVLEYVMSLLRRNASAEVENALLSSMVTFCHYTGCVIPAVGASQQICCL; via the coding sequence ATGGCTGGCGCAAAGAGACTTGCCCAATTCGCAAAGAAGTGGCAGAGGGTGGAAGCACTCGGGGGGAAGAGGCTCACAGTGTCAGCCAAGGAAGATGAAGGTTGCTGCACTTCTGTACCAGCCAAGGGCCACTGCATCATGTACACAGCCGATGGGAGGCGTTTTGAGGTCCCTTTGGTGTGCCTCAACACGACGGTCTTTGGCGAGCTCCTGAGGATGTCTCAGGAGGAGTTTGGCTTTGCAAGCGATGGCAGGATCACACTACCTTGTGATGCCACAGTCCTGGAGTATGTCATGAGCTTGCTCAGAAGAAATGCCTCCGCCGAAGTCGAGAATGCGCTGCTAAGCTCTATGGTGACCTTTTGCCACTACACTGGCTGTGTGATACCAGCTGTTGGAGCCAGCCAACAAATTTGCTGTTTGTAG